The following proteins are co-located in the Besnoitia besnoiti strain Bb-Ger1 chromosome Unknown contig00007, whole genome shotgun sequence genome:
- a CDS encoding PP-loop family protein (encoded by transcript BESB_070790) has product MKEAASSPPHPVDAEPAAASGPSVTFASPSACSSTALAASSSSCSSKAFPPMRCQFCGSPRVSLVRVASRLRSCRSCFIRAFEDEVLAFIRQFSLLRRGQKVAVCVSGGKDSVVLLHVLHTLNERENLGLSLHLLAVDEGIKGYRDHALASVQRNSQLYQLPLHVVSYDALYQGWTMDRIAAQDLAMRKASPPQDDAKTGSASAAEACAASAAASSRLLSSASGSRLCSCRGGGGVGGASCAGAPRDAEGQQPSSSSGDRDQIPSCCPSASSSSAASVAEKRGRGEGDKASGGKGFTHSCTFCGIFRRQAFERGAQDIGADVLCTGHNADDGAETFLMNILRGDVQRLPVSGAPLTGSSEGPSVMRVKPLFAAYQKEIVLYAHFTRLDYFATECTYSGAAYRGLVRNFLSSLQDHHQQQRVLDLLRAARMLWQPPAPALPAREEKEGLVSARGGGREGDEADVVCGGGRGETEKRGSEEDAAWVEDASSTEACGLPSAEPDSASLEVESPQPAPHTRASSVSGAAASSKSASCSCISAGRNPRARRESAQAERERHPPQKPDDLRPCVLCGFLTKNDFCRACALVKALNENKLNFVGLSARKAGRLMDGEGNKPKKKAEKRNGRAGASACEKGLPQREQQACGGGDRTEGLRGSLAW; this is encoded by the coding sequence ATGAAGGAAGCCGCGAGTTCCCCGCCGCATCCGGTGGATGCCGAGCCTGCCGCCGCATCTGGGCCTTCAGTCACTTttgcgtctccctctgcatGTTCCTCTACTGCCCTCgctgcttcgtcgtcgtcttgcTCGAGCAAGGCTTTTCCACCTATGCGGTGTCAGTtttgcggctcgccgcgcgtgagCCTGGTTCGCGTAGCCTCTCGtttgcgcagctgccgcagctgcttcatcCGCGCGTTCGAGGATGAAGTTTTGGCGTTCATTCGGCAGTTTTCGCTCCTCCGTCGCGGCCAAAAGGTCGCGGTCTGCGTGTCTGGCGGCAAAGACTCCGTCGTCCTGCTTCACGTCCTCCACACACTGAACGAGCGCGAGAACTTGGGGCTCAGCCTgcacctcctcgccgtcgacgaAGGCATCAAAGGCTACCGCGATCACGCACTCGCCTCCGTCCAGCGAAACAGCCAACTCTATCAGCTGCCTCTCCATGTGGTCTCTTACGACGCCCTCTATCAGGGATGGACTATGGATCGGATCGCCGCACAGGATCTCGCGATGCGCAAAGCCTCACCTCCTCAGGACGACGCTAAGACGGGCTCGGCCTCAGCTGCTGAGGcttgcgcggcctccgccgccgcgtcttctcgccttctgtcctctgcgtctgggAGTCGGTTGTGCTCGTGTcgtggggggggaggcgtcggcggcgcaagctgcgccggcgcgcccagagacgcagaggggcAACAACCATCTTCCAGTtcaggcgaccgcgaccAGATCCCCTCATGTTGTCCTtccgcttcgtcgtcttctgcagcgtcggtggcggagaagaggggtcgcggcgaaggcgacaagGCGAGCGGTGGGAAGGGCTTTACGCACAGTTGCACCTTCTGCGGGATTTTTCGACGGCAGGCGttcgagcgcggcgcgcaggacaTCGGCGCCGATGTGCTGTGCACGGGGCACAACGCAGACGACGGGGCTGAAACGTTTCTGATGAACATTTTGCGTGGAGAcgtgcagcggctgccggtctccggcgcgccgctcacgGGCTCGAGCGAGGGGCCGAGCGTGATGCGCGTCAAGCCGCTGTTCGCTGCGTACCAGAAGGAAATCGTGCTTTACGCGCACTTCACCCGCCTGGACTACTTCGCCACCGAGTGCACGTATAGCGGCGCCGCCTACCGCGGGCTCGTCCGCAACTTTCTCTCGTCGCTCCAAGATCACCACCAGCAACAGAGAGTCCTCGACCTCCTccgggcggcgcgcatgcTGTGGCAGCCGCCGGCCCCCGCCTTGCCCGCGagggaagagaaggaagggcTCGTGAGTGCTCGAGGCGGAGGTCGTGAGGGCGATGAAGCAGATGTGGTCTgtggaggagggcgaggagagacggagaagaggggttctgaggaggacgcagcgtGGGTAGAGGACGCGAGTTCGACTGAGGCATGCGGTCTGCCGTCTGCGGAACCCGACTCCGCCTCTTTGGAGGTTGAGTCaccgcagcccgcgccgcacactcgcgcttcttcagtGTCGggtgccgcggcctcctctaAATCAGCTTCCTGTTCGTGCATTTCTGCTGGAAGAAAcccacgcgcgcggagagaatCGGCCcaagcagaaagagagagacacccTCCTCAGAAACCCGACGATCTGCGCCCgtgcgtcctctgcggcttcctcaCAAAGAACGACTtctgtcgcgcctgcgcgctcgtGAAGGCGCTGAACGAAAACAAGCTCAACTTTGTCGGGCtcagcgcgaggaaggcgggtCGGCTGATGGACGGCGAAGGCAACAAACCAAAGAAAAAGGCCGAAAAACGTaacgggcgcgcgggggcAAGCGCCTGCGAAAAGGGACTGCCTCAAAGAGAGCAACAAGCctgcggtggcggcgacAGAACCGAAGGCTTGCGGGGTTCGCTCGCGTGGTGA
- a CDS encoding putative elongation factor P (encoded by transcript BESB_070800), translating into MQIRRAVPSHFFFSFFRSQPHTNQVALSSSLCVSQPTNAPVSPAHGGLVNRSAFASAHSAACRCGACALLPARAGSQRPAGVAALSTQAAFRAPLAGNASDSACRFLALHARGFATVGVCDIRQGNIVVIDGRTVEVTEWRQIKSGRGAASIGLSFIDLATFKAGEANFSVNKKLESIQPEKKTYQVMYVDEENSVVVLADENFDEAEFPLRLFGGPSVAPFLKPELKVVASLHDGLPIKVSLPPAVVQQLK; encoded by the exons ATGCAGATTCGGAGAGCGGTACCTAGCcatttcttcttttccttctttcgtTCCCAGCCTCACACCAATCAAGTTGCGCTGTCTTCATCGCTTTGCGTTTCCCAACCAACCAACGCTCCTGTTTCGCCGGCGCATGGCGGCCTTGTGAATCGCAGCGCTTTTGCTTCTGCGCATTCCGCCGcgtgtcgctgcggcgcatgTGCCCTTCTACCCGCACGCGCAGGCTCCCAGCGCCCAGCCGGagtggcggcgctctccacgcaagcggccttccgcgctcCGCTCGCTGGAAATGCATCTGATTCCGCgtgtcgcttcctcgcgttgCACGCGCGGGGCTTCGCGactgtcggcgtctgcgacaTCCGGCAGGGCAACATTGTTGTGATTGACG GCCGAACAGTCGAAGTCACCGAGTGGCGGCAGATTAAGTCGGGACGAGGGGCCGCGTCCATCGGG CTTTCGTTCATCGACTTGGCGACGTTCAAGGCGGGCGAAGCAAACTTTTCCGTGAACAAGAAGCTGGAGT CAATCCAgccggagaagaagacgtaCCAGGTGATGTACGTCGATGAAGAAAACAGCGTGGTTGTGCTGGCAGACGAGAACTTTGACGAG GCGGAATTTCCTCTGAGGCTCTTTGGAGGGCCGTCAGTTGCTCCTTTTCTGAAAC CGGAGTTGAAGGTGGTGGCATCGCTGCACGACGGCCTGCCTATCAAAGTTTCGCTTCCTCCAGCGGTTGTTCAGCAGCTCAAGTGA
- a CDS encoding uncharacterized protein (encoded by transcript BESB_070810), which translates to MRAEKKHGDASLVPPTRSPFSPPPPRAFPVSPLPSPLLPPPQKWIVATEKRVHPSARAAATALESVGRSQGERKTFVTRVLQAMLAQRYRVSNQESERVWRRVLAGILNRLTTTTKSAVPSHAYHLAACADSVPSASSAASSHACPVESAAATAASGSLAAPPPPRASWVSPLPSRILPPPPKWLVVNEEGGHPTAPVAATPVAVQKSFFAGAPAGAGAKLGSTGQTDEERRAVYSWVLKTLRERQARAGNQGSDESGQPDLGGTLNPKYPITATNGAVPGHACDSGPFPYFVPSASLASSLHACLMGSAAATASSGSLDAPPPSPYIHPPIFAARPPPSSASSASALAWPEWPRASSSGSEPLQVHFRVKWKQGAHRNICVALVAKCQELAWSPLAPLFSSPAYSRRSVACQSSSFASSSPPLSPSCSFGEAPKSLCSLSTVASLGPPAASAPFAGSARPSQSSSSAFLVSSRLPLLLKQVAPRDGAEDEWTSDPLLLQSVAPGHVVPFVFLLWDTEKGGPARIEPVPDRRWFALPRARGSYTIDAGAFQDARGGQAAVYPTPPPVNRGPWDMAFDDEF; encoded by the coding sequence ATGAGGGCGGAAAAGAAACACGGCGATGCGTCTCTCGTTCCTCCCACTCGCTCTCcgttttctccgccgcctccacgcgcttTCCCtgtttctcctctgccttcgccgcttctcccCCCTCCGCAGAAGTGGATAGTTGCGACGGAAAAGAGAGTGCATCCGAgtgcgcgagcggcagcgactGCACTAGAGTCGGTGGGGCGAAGCCAAGGCGAGAGGAAAACGTTCGTCACGCGGGTGTTGCAGGCTATGCTGGCGCAGCGGTACCGCGTGAGCAACCAGGAGAGCGAACGAGTCTGGCGCCGCGTACTCGCTGGCATACTAAATCGACTCACAACGACAACCAAAAGCGCCGTGCCTAGTCATGCGTACCAcctcgctgcgtgcgctgACTCTgtgccttccgcgtcgtcggccgCTTCGTCGCACGCCTGTCCCGTGGAGTCAGCTGCTGCCACAGCTGCTTCCGGCTCTTtagctgcgccgccgcctccgcgcgcttcctgggtttctcctctgccttcacGGATTCTCCCACCTCCGCCCAAATGGCTAGTTGTGAACGAAGAGGGAGGGCATCCGACAGCGCCAGTGGCAGCGACTCCGGTGGCAGTACAGAAAAGCTTCTTTGCTGGGGCGCCTGCAGGTGCAGGAGCAAAACTAGGGTCGACCGGCCAAaccgacgaggagagaagagcagTCTACAGTTGGGTGTTGAAGACTCTGCGGGAGCGACAGGCTCGCGCGGGCAACCAGGGGAGCGATGAATCAGGCCAACCCGATCTCGGTGGCACACTAAATCCAAAGTATCCCATAACGGCAACAAACGGCGCCGTGCCCGGTCACGCGTGCGACTCTGGTCCGTTCCCTTACTTTgtgccttccgcgtcgtTGGCCTCTTCTTTGCACGCCTGTCTTATGGGGTCAGCTGCTGCCACCGCTTCTTCCGGCTCTTTggatgcgccgccgccctcgccctaTATCCATCCTCCTATTTTTgctgctcgccctccgccatcttccgcgtcgtctgcgtctgcactGGCTTGGCCCGAgtggcctcgcgcctcgtcttccgggTCAGAACCCCTGCAAGTTCATTTCCGCGTCAAGTGGAAGCAGGGGGCTCACCGCAACATCTGCGTAGCTCTGGTAGCGAAATGCCAAGAACTTGCGTGGTCCCCGCTCGCCCCCCTGTTCTCTTCTCCCGCATACTCGAGACGATCCGTCGCGTGCCAgtcgtcgtccttcgcgtcgtcctctccgccgctaTCGCCGTCCTGTTCGTTCGGCGAGGCTCCCAAATCTCTCTGTTCGCTCTCGACTGTCGCGTCGTTGGGTCCACCGGCGGCGTCAGCGCCGTTTGCGGGGTCGGCGCGTCCCTCGCAGTCTTCATCTTCCGCattcctcgtctcctcgcggcttccgctCCTCCTGAAGCAGGTAGCGCCACGCGACGGCGCTGAAGACGAGTGGACGAGTGACCCGCTGTTGCTCCAGTCGGTGGCGCCAGGTCACGTTGTGCCGTTTGTGTTTCTCCTGTGGGATACAGAGAAAGGCGGGCCTGCGCGAATCGAGCCAGTACCCGACAGACGGTGGTTCGCTCTGCCTCGTGCGCGTGGAAGCTACACGATCGATGCCGGAGCGTTCCAAGACGCTCGCGGAGGGCAAGCTGCAGTCTACCCCACGCCTCCCCCCGTCAACAGGGGCCCCTGGGATATGGCGTTCGATGACGAATTCTGA
- a CDS encoding uncharacterized protein (encoded by transcript BESB_070820), which translates to MGFSLDSAEALQSCSTDTILEASSRIALLTRALKAANEATNLARQRPTVMHPPKVLRRADYLSSSSSSSSVPALPNVPPSPAPPHASPASAVPRSGPPIGSSGSSARECLRPQHEPVKVAPREDNPKREASTSSRATALLAKVPAEAEGNETPQAEQGKEATAERPSPPIWEHTRTRGCPIFTRTHPAFAALVGKADAEVPRVRVENKQAADADSNNHSSETFRAKRKSRRHRHRKIYELNRAKEAAERYLATAEQARQRSRSLFSPSLSPDAGLLRSAPLREAAGASGSAAAAAWKTARNHGRPAGADWLSLALPIPPGPFKHLKTDCAGVRKSRMT; encoded by the exons ATGGGGTTCTCTCTTGACAGCGCCGAAGCGCTTCAGTCCTGTTCCACTGATACTATCCTTGAGGCGTCCAGTCGCATCGCGCTCCTCACACGAGCTCTCAAGGCCGCGAACGAAGCAACGAACTTAGCTCGCCAACGCCCCACGGTGATGCACCCCCCCAAGGTGTTGAGGCGCGCAGATTatctgtcgtcttcctcctcctcatctTCCGTCCCCGCTTTGCCAAATgtgcctccgtcgccggcgcctccgcacgcttcgcctgcctctgctgtgCCACGTTCTGGACCCCCCATTGGGAGCAGCGGCTCCAGCGCTCGCGAGTGTTTGAGGCCCCAGCACGAGCCGGTGAAGGTCGCTCCGCGAGAGGATAACCCAAAGCGCGAAGCGAGCACCTCCTCACGCGCCACTGCACTTCTTGCTAAGGTGCCTGCGGAAGCCGAAGGTAACGAAACACCTCAAGCAGAGCAAGGCAAAGAGGCCACAGCCGAGCGGCCGTCTCCTCCAATCTGGGAGCATACACGTACCCGCGGATGTCCTATTTTCACGCGAACTCATCCAGCGTTTGCCGCTCTTGTGGGCaaagcagacgccgaggtTCCAAGGGTCAGGGTCGAGAACAAGCAGGCCGCTGACGCAGATTCAAACAACCACTCCAGCGAGACATTTCGGGCAAAGCGTAAAAGTAGGCGTCACAGACACCGGAAAATCTACGAACTGAACAGGGCCAAGGAGGCCGCCGAAAGGTATTTAGCGACTGCTGAGCAGGCGAGACAAAGGAGTCGCAGTCTCTTTTCTCCATCATTGTCACCGGACgcgggcctcctccgctctgCTCCGTtacgcgaagccgcgggcgcttcgggctctgcagcggcggctgcctggAAGACAGCAAGGAACCATGGAAGACCAGCTG GTGCAGATTGGCTGTCCCTCGCCCTTCCCATTCCTCCGGGCCCGTTCAAGCATCTTAAAACGGACTGCGCAGGTGTCAGAAAGTCGCGCATGACGTAG
- a CDS encoding uncharacterized protein (encoded by transcript BESB_070830), with product MTLVRFRTRGAARAVFPPFSSFPFLSSPPSFCSLLSPAPAFCSPPVSLPESRAGSPLAIWRSVPGPTLRGQRVLPLCAEKATQAFDGGNSLVSTPHRSASASRRRARRPSRFTLRPEDGRADSDERQAFALEVAGACARHAGTRARHVIVLSAGRRARERLSPPGRVELSAAPSPRSLCREAPWDEPKGFFASLRSGRASLVCGQRRSISSLLHSRPVDASASATPDPPRDSSPLCSSATPEGGCSILETQGSERESYPCAWRPEENERDEGGRRGLHAPRASTGGRADGGRGLASGREASGDQRHTPAGDSTERRRREREETHLQTGNRPALCCRPPSDGQPTADLEALLASSKAVALWLNAVAGELERLQRRLLKKEAGRPASVASPGDSGGLWALVCRAAETTCASCEKKQTLAERKRQLPAQHEATETRAPPLGKTAATPAHAPRPSCPSRAAAASPVRPLALATNLPSGVPPPLPSPSPASQHAAVSPFGSSSAWPPSNFWVWAVRLLCRRQREEREAARHAPEVLVGTPPSSSFSSASSPRVSSRSASASPLHSSVPSCEPSVSSSECSAASSAPPPPVVGDASPALELRGLATAANACVRLYKLGRENPGLTSSLFSSGPPARTAPPAASGAPAPLAGVSGADERGQALAPRLAAASSSVSPVASSCGVTGRAPQSPCDAQETGEAHKAPATGRRLVVVGRASALDLPSSSELRDCLLTMLFSVENWEEASRRMNEQDASLLVNACATAEVLFPPLFSALKRRLSQSSQAVERGRPLPQEEEAQRGRRCARAGDCLPPALSSSTSSLFSSASSSSEFSFPSRCGDSPSARGDSKGGAGGAEDLAVPRRGAGEGDFLSSFSPQGLSLLLHGFASLSVSLSPTLGARLACAALDKLHATRREETACQQSANATFGGRGSLERAHGLRDAKFGHRKQAFEGEYEEADSTETRGDAASSVSGKQAQQPADAAVEGRPGDSTQTRDQRRVVQVRSSGPLVAGEKKEERRGGDEGAQERGKREETSWVCTPEQAVRLVYALAELPAVPRPMARQAAAVLAQGRLKSSPEAFTIQGRLLALRSWIALEVDARQSVQAILVSLLRPASSFISASPRSPSGFSLASSSGTDSRSVVSAAASKPPTLLRFSEQHFALLLHLLATAQATGALEGVASSSPSRTMQAPSSRPPLEAEAHSRPPARAEGHDDEVCPGLAGCTEGTSVLALLPGFLQTHLPPFLAAATPQGLANVFAALAKLDAGSVRVRLPQPTKGAPGGQLPPGPAGPRGRNREIVYADILLAQTCARQLLSRRTEPRHVIACCFAAASSFAGTPQWHAALLFHAFYISLVSRPSSFTVRVSREPDGHGCWEDSAGDPRFSRGSRCTPLATLAASLGRQSLYDTFILFAGFARDSTGVRKRESQMSSPSGTWNAPSLGASPEKAEKSQEDCVRVHELPRQLTRFSGRQRHQGTAEEMEAHVRHEALEQRELEQAPAAVEMAPNCSTESAMGGTAGSPAHALSACGVTVQTASQLQAVLLHLALEWGDLGGLAALDARVLRASLWLVDCFAHSSLDHDSVQEKGVPDYERRDALSNRPLSGDELNKPAEWGFAGGSRTKRELEFEGASIEREPVYGQSAGRDNWNSHEAARRSESYWEHGLPPQVKSSHLHSEVLNCVRTLLGVHSRCGGLSKKTPPAKPGPRPDAYVVVSEALVPPYIIDIAVHRLARS from the exons ATGACGCTTGTGCGGTTCAGGACGCGGGGCGCAGCTCGTGCGGTTTTCCCTCCCTTTTCTTCCTTTCCTTTCCTTTCCTCTCCCCCGTCTTTCTGttccctcctctcgcctgcacCCGCCTTCTGCTCTCCGCCTGTGTCTCTGCCGGAGTCTCGCGCCGGTTCTCCTCTGGCGATTTGGCGCTCTGTTCCAGGGCCTACACTGCGAGGCCAGCGAGTTCTGCCGCTGTgcgccgagaaggcgacaCAAGCTTTCGATGGGGGAAACTCGCTCGTTTCAACACCTCACCGCAGCGcatccgcgtcgcgccgacgcgcacgTCGGCCTTCGCGTTTCACTCTCCGGCCGGAAGACGGTCGAGCTGACAGCGACGAGAGACAGGCGTTCGCACTGGAagtcgccggcgcatgcgcgaggcATGCAGGGACGCGAGCCCGCCATGTCATCGTCCTCAGTGCCGGTAGGagagcccgcgagcgcctgagCCCCCCAGGGCGGGTAGAGCTCTCGGCCGCGCCTTCCCCTCGCTCGCTGTGCCGGGAGGCTCCGTGGGACGAACCGAAGGgtttcttcgcttctctgcgtaGTGGGCGAgcgtctctcgtctgcggccaGAGGCGATCGATTTCCTCCCTGCTCCATTCTCGTCCTGtcgacgcgagcgcgagcgcgacgccggaTCCTCCGCGAGattcttcgcctctctgttCTTCGGCGACCCCAGAGGGAGGCTGTTCAATCCTCGAGACTCAGGGCAGCGAGCGGGAGTCTTATCCTTGCGCCTGGAGGCCGGAGGAGAACGAGCGAGATGAAGGGGGCAGGCGTggactgcatgcgcctcggGCCTCCACCGGTgggcgcgccgacggcggtcgcggactTGCCTCTGGGCGCGAGGCTTCAGGAGACCAAAGACACACCCCCGCCGGAGACTCCACAGAAAGACgccggagggagagagaagagacccACCTGCAGACAGGAAACAGGCCCGCTCTTTGCTGCAGGCCGCCCAGCGACGGCCAGCCGACCGCGGACTTGGAAGcgcttctcgcttcttcgaAAGCAGTGGCGCTCTGGCTGAACGCAGTCGCTGGAGAGCTCGAACGTTTGCAACGAAGGCTGCTAAAGAAAGAGGCCGGCAGACCTGCGAGTGTAGCCTCCCCGGGAGACTCCGGAGGGCTGTGGGCGCTGGTAtgtcgcgcggcggagacgacgtGTGCAAGTtgcgagaaaaaacaaactctcgcggagagaaagcggcagctgcctgcTCAGCATGAGGCGACTGAGACGCGAGCCCCGCCTCTCGGGAAAACTGCAGCGACacccgcgcatgcgccgcgtccCTCGTGTCCATcgcgtgcggctgcggcctcgccagTCCGGCCTCTCGCCCTTGCCACGAACCTTCCTTCTGGCgtccctcctccgctgccgtcgccctcccccgCGTCGCAGCACGCTGCGGTGTCTCCGTTTGGgtcgtcgtctgcctggCCCCCGTCAAATTTCTGGGTGTGGGCTGTCCGCCTGCTTTGCCGCCGtcagcgcgaagagcgggAGGCAGCTCGCCACGCGCCCGAGGTGCTGGTAGGCACTcccccttcgtcttctttctcttccgcgtcgtctccgcgcgtcagttcgcgctcagcctccgcgtctcctctgcattCTTCTGTACCGTCCTGCGAGCCTTCTGTATCGTCTTCTGAGTGTTctgccgcttcttccgcgcctccgccccccgtCGTTGGTGACGCGTCACCAGCTCTGGAGCTTCGAGGCCTCGCGACGGCAGCAaatgcatgcgtgcgtctGTACAAGCTCGGGCGGGAGAACCCGGGTCTCACTTCTTCACTGTTTTCGTCCGGTCCTCCGGCCCGCACggctccgccggcagctTCAGGGGCTCCGGCGCCCCTTGCGGGTGTCTCTGgagcagacgagagagggCAGGCGCTCGCCCCTCGGttggctgcggcctcgtcttcAGTGTCTCCCGTCGCATCTTCCTGCGGCGTCACCGGGCGGGCTCCACAGTCGCCGTGTgacgcgcaggagacaggcgaagcACACAAAGCTCCAGCGACTGGACGCCGCCTGGTTGTAGTTggtcgcgcctctgctctAGACCTTCCGTCCTCGTCCGAGCTGCGGGACTGTCTGCTCACGATGCTCTTCTCCGTGGAGAATTGGGAGGAGGCTTCCCGTCGAATGAATGAACAGGACGCCTCACTCCTGGTGAATGCATGCGCCACCGCCGAGGTATTATTTCCTCCgcttttctccgcgctcAAGCGGCGACTTTCGCAGAGTTCTCAGGCCGTCGAGCGTGGACGACCCCTGCCgcaagaggaagaggcgcagagggggcGGCGGTGCGCACGAGCCGGTGATTGCCTTCCGCCTGCTTTGTCGTCTTCGActtcttcgcttttctcatctgcgtcttcgtcgtcggagTTCTCGTTTCCCTCGCGTTGTGGTgattcgccgtctgcgcgaggagacagcaaaggcggggcaggcggcgcggaggatcTTGCGGTCCCTCGGCGGGGGGCCGGAGAGGGGGACTTtctgtcttccttctcgccgcaggGCCTCAGTCTTTTGCTCCAcggcttcgcgtctctgagcgtgtctctgtcgcctACGCTGGGTGCACGACTGGCGTGTGCTGCGCTCGACAAGCTACATGCAACGCGTCGCGAAGAAACGGCATGTCAACAATCGGCGAATGCGACTTTCGGCGGGCGGGGGAGTCTGGAGCGTGCTCACGGGCTTAGAGACGCCAAATTTGGGCATCGCAAGCAGGCGTTTGAAGGCGAATATGAGGAGGCCGACTCCACAGAAACACGGGGTGACGCGGCCTCTTCGGTGAGCgggaagcaggcgcagcagccagcgGACGCTGCTGTAGAAGGCAGACCTGGGGACTCCACTCAAACCAGAGACCAGCGGCGGGTGGTGCAGGTTCGCAGCAGCGGACCGCTGGTGGCGggtgagaagaaagaagagaggcggggcggggatgagggcgcgcaggaacgaggcaagcgcgaggagacgtcATGGGTATGTACTCCTGAGCAGGCAGTCCGGCTCGTGTATGCGCTAGCCGAGCTTCCGGCTGTCCCGCGACCGATGGCCAGGCAAGCAGCTGCCGTGCTTGCGCAGGGGAGGCTGAAGTCCAGCCCAGAGGCTTTCACTATCCAGGGCAGACTCTTGGCGCTCCGGAGTTGGATTGCCCTCGAAGTCGACGCCCGACAGAGCGTTCAG GCAATTCTCGtgtccctcctccgccccgcgtcctcctttatttcggcgtctcctcgttccCCGTCTGGCTTCTCGTtggcctcctcttctggcACCGACTCGCGTTCTGTTGTCTCGGCTGCAGCCTCAAAGCCGCCcacgctgctgcgcttctcAGAGCAGCACTTCGCCCTTCTGCTCCATCTCTTGGCGACGGCACAAGCTACAGGAGCGCTCGAAGGggtcgcctcgtcttctccctcgcggactatgcaggcgccgagctctcgtccgcctctcgaggcggaggcgcactcgcgcccgcccgcgcgtgCGGAAGGCCACGACGACGAGGTGTGCCCCGGCCTCGCTGGCTGCACGGAAGGGACTTCTgtcctcgcccttcttcccGGATTCCTGCAGACACATCTGCCTCCGTTtctcgctgcagcgacgccgcagggcctTGCCAACGtgttcgcggcgctcgccaaGTTGGATGCCGGAAGCGTCCGCGTGCGTCTTCCACAGCCCACAAAGGGAGCCCCTGGGGGGCAGCTGCCCCCCGGCCCAGCGGggccgcgcggaagaaacCGAGAGATCGTCTACGCAGATATCTTGCTGGCGCAGACCTGCGCACGCCAGTTGCTCTCGAGA CGAACAGAGCCTCGACACGTGATTGCTTGCTGTTTTGCGGCAGCTTCGTCCTTCGCGGGAACCCCGCAGTGGCACGCCGCGTTGCTCTTCCACGCATTTTACATTTCGCTAGTGAGCCGTCCGTCCTCGTTCACTGTACGTGTGTCTCGAGAGCCAGACGGCCATGGCTGCTGGGAAGACTCCGCTGGCGACCCACGTTTTTCACGGGGGAGTCGCTGCACTCCTCTCGCCACTCTCGCGGCGAGCCTAGGTCGGCAGTCACTGTACGATACGTTCATTCTCTTCGCGGGTTTCGCCCGAGACTCCACTGGAGTGCGAAAGAGAGAGTCGCAGATGTCTTCCCCTTCGGGAACCTGGAACGCGCCCAGCTTAGGGGCATCTCCAGAAAAGGCCGAGAAATCTCAAGAGGACTGCGTACGCGTCCACGAACTGCCTCGTCAGCTGACGCGCTTTAGCGGCAGGCAGCGTCACCAAGGCACGGCCGAGGAGATGGAGGCGCACGTGCGGCACGAGGCACTGGAGCAGCGGGAGCTAGAAcaggcgccagcggctgtGGAAATGGCGCCCAATTGCTCCACGGAATCGGCGATGGGCGGGACGGCAGGGAGCCCCGCACACGCATTGAGCGCATGCGGCGTGACCGTCCAGACTgcttcgcagctgcaggccgtGCTTCTGCACTTAGCATTAGAGTGGGGCGACTTAGGGGGCCTAGCCGCGCTTGACGCGCGAGTCCTCAGAGCATCCCTTTGGCTGGTAGACTGCTTTGCGCACTCCTCGCTCGATCACGATAGCGTCCAAGAGAAGGGCGTGCCAGATTacgagaggcgagacgccttAAGCAACCGCCCCctgagcggcgacgagctgaACAAGCCTGCAGAATGGGGTTTCGCCGGCGGGAGCCGCACGAAACGCGAACTTGAGTTCGAAGGAGCCTCTATTGAGCGAGAGCCGGTGTACGGCCAGTCGGCGGGGAGGGACAACTGGAATTCACACGAGGCAGCTCGTCGCTCAGAGTCATATTGGGAACACGGGCTGCCGCCCCAAGTGAAATCATCCCATCTGCACTCCGAGGTGCTTAACTGTGTCCGTACCTTGCTCGGAGTTCACAGTAGGTGCGGAGGTTTGAGCAAAAAGACCCCTCCGGCGAAACCTGGCCCGAGACCAGACGCCTACGTCGTCGTGTCTGAGGCTCTCGTTCCTCCGTACATCATTGACATTGCGGTGCATCGTCTTGCCCGTTCGTAG